A genomic segment from Eisenibacter elegans DSM 3317 encodes:
- a CDS encoding peptidase domain-containing ABC transporter — MDTAQIDRIVVKLAELVKQNFNYFDFREHYEENITYAPQELGKYIDHMVERGMHINLSVLRHHISREYFNTFIQDSHFPILVFHRCPQSQKVEPVVIFNDYNKKIYCYNFESDQELGEAEIRRILPNLVVHENAADVRKNGKIIFLTVFPLKYNVSDYYSAHDNTEELTPLVRLLRLLRGESKDIGYIYVYAFLIGIVNLSLPLGIQATIGMISGGMIFSSVVVLIALVIIGTLISGGLQIMQLALVEVLQQRVFAKGSYEIAFRLPRIKTEALFKYYPPELVNRYFDVVNLQKSLPKLLIDITGAALQIFFGLLLLSLYHPLFLAFAFTVVLILVLIFYVTSPKGLETKIIESKYKYKIAHWLEEVARTVDAFKMAGSTNLPIEKSDELINGYLYYRKTYFRVIISQMSYMVVFKTAITGAVLVLGSILVVDRQISLGQFVASEIIIVLVISAVEKLVGSIDTVYETLTSVDKIAHITDLPLEKKQGVHASLRKYPQGVHLATQNLSYKYPENNEYTIKDITMEVMPGESICFAGSNDSGKHTLVKVLVGGLSGYDGVITYNHMSMRNINSYTLRDNVSQHILHDEIFYGTILENITMGRSQVTYQDVLWAIENVGLSHYVNSLKDGLYTVIGASGKRVSGSLTAKILLARAIASKPKLLIVNDFSEHISRKDKLKILFFLMDKLNPWTLIIISLEDDPTLLSACDRVFVLNQGQIVMRGDYESLSKDPEFYKHISRPQQEEV; from the coding sequence ATGGATACCGCCCAAATCGATCGCATTGTCGTCAAGTTGGCAGAGCTGGTAAAGCAAAACTTCAATTACTTTGATTTTCGAGAGCATTACGAAGAAAACATCACATACGCCCCTCAAGAGCTAGGCAAATATATCGACCATATGGTCGAGCGTGGGATGCATATCAACCTCAGCGTGCTGCGCCACCATATCAGCCGAGAGTACTTCAACACTTTTATACAAGACTCACACTTCCCTATTTTGGTATTCCACCGATGCCCACAAAGCCAAAAAGTAGAGCCGGTGGTGATTTTTAATGATTACAATAAGAAAATTTATTGTTACAATTTTGAATCAGACCAAGAATTGGGTGAGGCCGAAATACGTCGGATTTTACCCAATCTGGTAGTCCACGAAAACGCCGCCGATGTGCGTAAAAACGGGAAGATAATTTTTCTGACAGTGTTCCCGCTCAAATATAATGTAAGCGACTACTACAGCGCCCACGACAACACCGAAGAACTGACTCCGCTGGTACGTCTCTTACGCCTGTTGCGTGGCGAAAGCAAGGATATTGGTTATATCTATGTTTATGCCTTCCTGATAGGGATTGTGAACCTATCGCTCCCCTTGGGCATACAAGCCACCATAGGGATGATTTCGGGGGGCATGATTTTCAGCAGCGTGGTCGTATTGATTGCCTTGGTCATCATTGGTACACTCATCAGCGGAGGGCTTCAGATTATGCAGCTGGCTCTGGTAGAGGTACTCCAACAACGAGTATTTGCCAAAGGCTCCTATGAGATTGCTTTTCGCCTGCCGCGTATCAAAACTGAGGCGCTTTTCAAATATTATCCGCCGGAGTTGGTCAACCGTTACTTTGATGTTGTCAATCTACAAAAGAGCTTGCCCAAACTACTCATTGACATCACAGGGGCGGCACTACAAATATTTTTCGGCCTGTTACTCTTATCCCTTTACCACCCGCTATTTTTGGCTTTTGCTTTTACGGTAGTTTTGATATTGGTACTCATCTTTTACGTAACAAGCCCCAAAGGCTTGGAGACGAAAATCATCGAGTCTAAGTATAAATACAAAATCGCACATTGGCTCGAAGAAGTCGCTCGGACAGTCGATGCCTTCAAAATGGCCGGTAGCACCAATCTGCCTATCGAAAAAAGCGACGAGCTAATCAATGGTTATCTCTACTACCGCAAGACTTATTTCCGGGTTATTATCTCGCAAATGTCTTATATGGTCGTGTTTAAGACCGCCATCACAGGTGCCGTACTCGTTTTGGGTTCTATCTTAGTGGTAGACCGCCAAATCAGCCTTGGGCAATTTGTAGCCTCTGAAATCATTATCGTATTGGTCATCTCAGCAGTAGAGAAGCTAGTCGGCAGTATTGATACGGTATATGAGACCCTGACATCGGTCGATAAAATTGCCCATATCACCGATTTGCCCCTAGAGAAAAAACAAGGCGTACACGCATCGCTCCGCAAATACCCTCAAGGCGTACACCTAGCCACCCAAAACCTGAGCTACAAATACCCTGAGAACAACGAATATACCATCAAAGACATTACGATGGAGGTAATGCCCGGAGAAAGTATTTGCTTTGCCGGCTCGAATGACTCGGGCAAACATACCCTCGTAAAAGTATTGGTAGGAGGGCTCTCGGGCTATGATGGGGTGATTACCTACAATCATATGTCAATGCGTAATATCAACAGCTATACCTTGCGCGACAATGTCAGCCAACATATCTTACACGACGAGATTTTCTATGGCACTATTCTGGAAAACATTACAATGGGGCGCTCGCAAGTAACCTATCAAGATGTACTCTGGGCCATCGAAAATGTAGGGCTGAGCCACTATGTCAACAGCCTCAAAGACGGACTTTATACCGTTATCGGCGCATCGGGCAAGCGGGTGTCGGGCAGCCTCACAGCTAAGATTCTCTTGGCAAGAGCGATAGCCTCAAAGCCTAAGCTGCTGATAGTCAATGATTTTTCGGAGCATATCAGCCGCAAAGACAAGCTTAAAATCTTGTTTTTCTTGATGGATAAGCTCAATCCTTGGACGCTGATTATCATCAGCCTCGAAGACGACCCCACGCTGCTCAGCGCCTGCGACCGCGTATTTGTGCTCAACCAAGGCCAAATCGTGATGCGTGGAGACTATGAGTCGCTCTCCAAAGACCCCGAATTTTACAAACACATCTCTCGCCCTCAGCAAGAAGAAGTCTAA
- a CDS encoding HlyD family secretion protein — protein MLRISKDEIEREEVQRIENSVYSLRTLYNPKTARRLTYWLSGLFGLMFLALFLPWQQNVVAVGEVTALNPQDRPQDVQTAIAGRIREWRVMEGQFVKKGDTIIVLDEIKADYFDPELLVRLQEQVDAKEDGITATRQKIMALNNQIAALNQGLQLSLEKARNKYKQARFKVISDSTDLGAERINYQIAQVQFARFDTLYAQGVVSRTAWEQRQLKLQETNAKVIAVENKLLTSRNELINAAIELNSLEAEYRDKISKAESDRSSAIGYLADAQGELSKLRNYYANMVIRNDQYYLIAPQAGYVVKALKSGIGEAVKENDAIITIMPAQPNVAVQVYARAMDVPLLAVGRHVRLEFDGWPALQFSGWPGLSVGTFGGRIAVIDYVDSKEGMYRLLVIPDPDDDPWPEQIRVGSGVYSWVMLKDVPVWYEIWRQLNGFPPDLYEEDDDKDGPKAKSANKIKLKVK, from the coding sequence ATGTTACGCATTTCAAAAGATGAAATAGAACGAGAGGAGGTACAGCGTATCGAAAACAGTGTCTACTCGCTTCGTACGCTGTATAATCCCAAAACCGCCCGCCGCCTGACTTACTGGCTATCCGGGCTTTTTGGCCTGATGTTCTTGGCCTTGTTCTTACCTTGGCAACAAAACGTCGTCGCGGTAGGTGAAGTAACAGCATTGAACCCCCAAGACCGCCCCCAAGACGTACAGACCGCCATCGCCGGGCGTATCCGAGAGTGGCGGGTGATGGAAGGGCAGTTTGTCAAAAAAGGAGATACCATCATTGTACTGGATGAAATCAAGGCCGATTACTTTGACCCTGAGCTGCTTGTCCGCTTGCAAGAGCAAGTAGATGCCAAAGAAGATGGAATTACGGCCACACGTCAAAAAATAATGGCACTGAACAATCAAATTGCCGCCCTAAATCAAGGCCTACAACTTAGCCTTGAAAAGGCGCGTAACAAATACAAACAGGCTCGCTTTAAGGTCATCAGTGATAGTACTGACCTTGGTGCAGAGCGCATCAACTACCAAATCGCACAAGTGCAGTTTGCCCGCTTTGACACCCTCTATGCGCAAGGGGTGGTTTCGCGTACGGCCTGGGAACAGCGGCAGCTCAAGCTACAAGAAACCAATGCCAAGGTAATCGCTGTAGAAAATAAGCTACTTACAAGCCGCAACGAGCTCATCAATGCGGCCATTGAGCTCAACTCATTGGAGGCTGAGTATCGGGATAAAATCTCCAAAGCCGAGTCTGATCGCAGCTCTGCTATCGGCTATTTGGCCGATGCGCAAGGCGAGCTATCCAAGCTACGAAATTATTATGCCAATATGGTGATACGCAATGACCAGTATTACCTTATCGCCCCTCAAGCCGGTTATGTTGTCAAGGCGCTTAAATCTGGTATTGGCGAAGCCGTCAAAGAAAATGATGCCATCATTACCATTATGCCAGCACAGCCCAATGTGGCTGTACAGGTCTATGCCCGTGCGATGGATGTACCCCTTTTGGCTGTAGGCCGCCACGTCAGGCTGGAGTTTGATGGTTGGCCTGCGCTGCAGTTCTCTGGGTGGCCAGGGCTATCAGTAGGTACCTTTGGCGGACGTATTGCTGTGATTGACTATGTAGACAGCAAGGAGGGAATGTATCGGTTATTGGTCATACCAGACCCTGACGATGACCCTTGGCCGGAGCAAATCCGTGTCGGCTCCGGAGTATACAGCTGGGTGATGCTCAAGGATGTGCCCGTTTGGTATGAAATCTGGCGACAACTCAACGGCTTCCCACCTGACCTCTACGAAGAAGACGATGACAAGGATGGGCCTAAGGCCAAAAGCGCCAACAAAATCAAACTGAAAGTAAAATAA
- a CDS encoding TolC family protein — protein sequence MRKVSLMRLSRLVALFATFIFYQPANAQDNILTWEEYYQQILAYHPVVVNANINLDLAGQELRFARGFFDPMLIGDYKQKQFTEKDYYRLLTTKVSVPLWIGELEAGYYQNEGEFLNPENLLPRNGQSFVGVSIPLAQGLLIDERRSTLRQARYLTDIAEAERLSMINKLLLSATKDYWNWYFAYQRYRFVQEAYRLAEIRYEAVKLSVITGDQAPIDSVEAKISLQNRDIELQQSAIELKNARLIASNHLWGEGETPLEILETTLPDDFDLARWSANLPQAEALVAQAEEQHPDLRKIIFKNRQLDVERSLQVNKLAPKINLQYHLLSEPQAVSGDQYGWSTQNYMLGLKVAFPLFLRQERGKLQLVRLKQVQLEQENLQTRREIINTVLAQYNLLNNIAELIGLQESMVNNYQQLLRGEQLRFENGESSIFLINVRETQLLDSQVKLVKLHSDYGKARAELNQAVGLVDWDY from the coding sequence ATGAGAAAGGTATCTCTAATGCGTTTGAGCAGGCTTGTCGCCCTCTTCGCTACATTCATTTTTTACCAACCGGCTAACGCCCAAGACAATATCCTGACTTGGGAAGAATACTACCAACAGATTTTGGCTTATCACCCCGTAGTGGTCAATGCCAACATCAACCTTGACCTCGCCGGCCAAGAACTACGCTTTGCACGTGGTTTTTTTGACCCTATGCTCATCGGGGATTACAAACAAAAACAGTTTACCGAAAAAGATTACTACCGCCTACTTACTACCAAGGTCTCGGTACCGCTTTGGATAGGCGAGCTTGAGGCTGGGTATTACCAAAACGAGGGAGAATTCCTGAACCCCGAAAACTTGTTGCCGCGTAATGGGCAATCCTTTGTTGGGGTTTCGATTCCCTTGGCCCAAGGCCTACTTATTGACGAACGACGCAGCACCCTGAGGCAAGCACGCTACCTAACCGATATTGCCGAGGCCGAGCGCCTCAGTATGATCAACAAGCTCCTGCTGAGTGCTACCAAAGATTATTGGAATTGGTATTTTGCTTACCAACGTTACCGCTTTGTGCAAGAGGCCTACCGGCTGGCCGAAATTCGCTATGAGGCCGTAAAGCTGAGCGTTATTACCGGTGACCAAGCCCCTATCGATTCGGTAGAGGCCAAAATCAGCCTTCAAAATAGGGACATAGAGCTGCAACAATCTGCCATAGAGTTGAAAAACGCACGCCTGATAGCCTCCAACCACCTCTGGGGCGAAGGCGAAACCCCGCTCGAAATTCTGGAAACCACCCTGCCCGATGACTTCGACCTAGCCCGCTGGTCGGCCAATTTGCCCCAAGCCGAAGCCCTAGTGGCTCAAGCCGAAGAGCAGCACCCCGACCTACGCAAGATCATCTTCAAAAATCGGCAACTCGATGTAGAACGCAGTCTACAAGTCAATAAGCTGGCGCCCAAAATCAATCTCCAATACCACCTCCTCAGCGAGCCGCAGGCCGTCAGTGGTGATCAATATGGCTGGTCTACTCAAAACTACATGCTAGGGCTAAAAGTGGCTTTCCCCTTGTTTTTGCGGCAGGAGCGCGGCAAGCTACAGCTCGTGCGCCTCAAACAAGTACAGCTAGAGCAAGAGAACCTCCAAACCCGCCGAGAGATTATCAACACCGTATTGGCACAATACAATTTACTCAATAACATTGCAGAGCTGATTGGGCTACAAGAGTCGATGGTCAATAACTACCAACAGCTGCTCCGAGGAGAACAACTGCGCTTCGAAAACGGAGAAAGCTCTATTTTCCTTATCAATGTGCGAGAGACACAATTGCTTGATTCTCAGGTAAAACTTGTAAAGCTCCACAGCGACTATGGCAAGGCGCGTGCAGAGCTCAACCAAGCCGTCGGTCTTGTAGATTGGGATTATTAA
- a CDS encoding lytic transglycosylase domain-containing protein, whose amino-acid sequence MLKNNCFWFYCCLLSIGFSNSLSAQTPQVPRQYVIGAHTVSIDANTAASAQRYLQQWTQDPAAWRAYKTKLLPYMRLAAEVLQDQKVPKELVYAALVNRSLQEPTLKLWFVNFSRNLEIRYVQNLFIDETLNPALTSYHAAEYFNKNHKISTNWWYTLYSYFSGSVAMIQHLKANPSPPPGSTIQAHSNSDELAQYWAWRTALEADIAQPGKDESYSLVPYWVNDETLESVAIRLKVPYVQVRELNSWVKEEIYILQNQPVLVRIWAQSPTGEEENARLAAQALQRPEMSLADASNEAVNIVYAAAIEGNRAYTADYSTYYVLGAANTGSFGSANARQHTVSRGESLFAISRQYSISVNDLRTWNRLRTDNLSIGQRLFIENPNPTSSNNNNSSNNSNNNNSGNNQATRPEDNRQTQNQTQNQTGARQHVVQRGESLFAISRQYNTTVDALVAANRLGSMALSVGQVLILPANASSGQQQSSGGNNSSNNNGSNGGTYQRNPVIDRSVQPIAAAAGAPTVSQSLSLADIRLELSPLTRNRVQQDVNAFYRSQRFLQEKIARANQHLFIVEEVLAGEDVPNVFRLLPIQESDFNATAVSSSKAVGYWQFKEPAAREFGLLINAQVDERMNIIASSRAACQYLKRSHSFSNNWVFALLSYNMGFTGARNYFAQQYPDLPFDQTPSRLLLDDEAHWYLVKFLAHMVAFDHLLNQNASPIRIQNYTQGNRKTLQQIAREQNVNANTLKDFNKWLKASTIPNDKTYHVALPMAR is encoded by the coding sequence ATGCTCAAAAATAATTGTTTTTGGTTTTATTGCTGCCTGCTCAGTATTGGGTTTAGCAATAGCCTTTCGGCACAAACGCCTCAAGTTCCCCGACAATATGTCATAGGTGCGCACACCGTCAGCATTGATGCCAACACGGCAGCCTCCGCACAACGCTATCTCCAACAATGGACGCAAGACCCGGCGGCTTGGCGTGCCTACAAAACCAAGCTGTTGCCCTATATGCGCCTTGCCGCAGAGGTACTCCAAGACCAAAAAGTGCCCAAGGAGCTGGTCTATGCGGCTCTAGTAAACCGCTCCTTGCAAGAGCCCACACTCAAACTATGGTTTGTCAATTTCTCGCGCAATCTTGAGATTCGCTATGTCCAAAACCTATTCATAGACGAAACACTTAACCCGGCTTTGACTAGCTACCATGCCGCCGAATACTTCAACAAAAACCATAAAATTTCTACCAACTGGTGGTACACGCTTTATTCTTATTTTTCGGGAAGTGTAGCTATGATTCAACATCTCAAAGCTAACCCCTCGCCCCCGCCGGGGAGCACAATCCAAGCCCATAGCAACTCAGATGAGCTGGCTCAATATTGGGCTTGGCGAACAGCATTGGAGGCAGATATTGCCCAGCCGGGCAAGGACGAATCCTACTCACTGGTTCCGTATTGGGTCAATGATGAAACACTTGAAAGCGTAGCGATTCGCCTGAAAGTACCCTACGTACAAGTACGTGAACTCAACAGTTGGGTCAAAGAAGAGATTTACATTCTCCAAAACCAGCCGGTTTTGGTGCGTATCTGGGCACAGTCGCCTACTGGCGAAGAGGAAAATGCCCGCCTTGCCGCACAGGCACTACAACGCCCGGAGATGTCGCTGGCCGATGCTAGCAACGAGGCCGTCAATATTGTATATGCGGCGGCCATTGAAGGCAACAGGGCCTATACTGCCGATTACTCAACCTACTACGTCCTAGGTGCGGCCAATACTGGTTCTTTTGGAAGCGCCAACGCCCGCCAACATACCGTCAGCCGTGGGGAATCGCTATTTGCTATTTCGCGCCAATACAGCATCAGTGTCAATGATTTACGTACTTGGAATCGCTTGCGTACCGATAACCTGAGTATTGGCCAGCGGCTTTTTATAGAAAACCCCAACCCCACTAGCAGCAACAACAATAACAGCAGCAATAATAGTAACAACAACAACAGCGGCAATAACCAAGCTACCCGTCCTGAAGATAACCGCCAAACTCAAAACCAAACTCAAAACCAAACGGGGGCACGTCAGCACGTCGTACAACGTGGGGAGTCGCTATTTGCTATTTCGCGCCAATACAATACTACAGTCGATGCGCTGGTAGCTGCCAATCGACTGGGCTCGATGGCGCTTTCGGTAGGGCAAGTCTTGATTTTGCCTGCCAATGCTTCTAGTGGCCAACAACAGTCGAGCGGTGGGAATAACAGCAGCAACAACAATGGCAGCAATGGGGGAACTTACCAGCGCAACCCTGTAATAGACCGCAGCGTGCAGCCTATTGCTGCCGCCGCAGGAGCCCCTACCGTCAGCCAAAGTCTTAGCTTGGCCGACATTCGGTTAGAACTTTCGCCTCTTACCCGCAATCGGGTACAACAAGACGTAAACGCCTTTTATCGCAGTCAACGTTTCTTACAAGAAAAAATAGCCCGCGCCAACCAGCATCTCTTCATTGTAGAAGAGGTATTGGCCGGCGAAGACGTTCCCAATGTGTTTAGGTTACTGCCTATTCAAGAGAGCGATTTTAATGCGACGGCGGTGTCTAGCTCCAAGGCGGTAGGCTATTGGCAATTTAAAGAACCCGCAGCACGGGAGTTTGGGTTGCTCATCAATGCTCAGGTGGACGAGCGGATGAACATCATCGCCTCTAGCCGAGCGGCCTGCCAATACCTGAAGCGCAGCCATAGCTTTTCCAACAACTGGGTCTTTGCCTTGCTCTCTTACAATATGGGCTTTACGGGGGCGCGCAATTATTTTGCCCAACAATACCCTGACCTGCCTTTTGACCAAACCCCCTCGCGTCTGTTGCTCGACGATGAGGCACACTGGTACTTAGTCAAGTTTTTGGCGCATATGGTGGCCTTTGACCATCTGCTCAACCAAAATGCTTCGCCCATCCGTATTCAAAATTACACCCAAGGCAATCGAAAAACACTACAACAAATCGCCCGCGAACAAAATGTCAATGCCAATACACTGAAAGATTTCAACAAGTGGCTCAAGGCTTCGACCATCCCCAACGACAAGACCTATCACGTAGCCCTGCCTATGGCGCGCTAA
- a CDS encoding DUF6787 family protein, translating into MKPSSPSWIARLQERWQVHSAWQVFIILLVFACTGFTVLWLKKPILGVLLSDDVVGWQRNLIYTLVILPIYQVVLLAYGWLFGQFRFFWNFEKRMFARLLGRKASE; encoded by the coding sequence ATGAAACCCTCTTCCCCCTCTTGGATTGCCCGCCTACAAGAGCGCTGGCAAGTACATAGTGCTTGGCAAGTGTTTATCATTTTGTTGGTCTTTGCTTGCACTGGTTTTACGGTATTGTGGCTCAAAAAGCCGATTTTGGGCGTATTACTCTCCGATGATGTCGTTGGTTGGCAGCGCAACCTCATCTACACATTGGTCATCCTACCAATTTACCAAGTCGTCCTGCTGGCTTATGGATGGCTTTTTGGGCAGTTTCGTTTTTTTTGGAATTTTGAAAAACGCATGTTCGCCCGCCTCTTGGGCAGAAAAGCATCGGAGTGA
- the darG gene encoding type II toxin-antitoxin system antitoxin DNA ADP-ribosyl glycohydrolase DarG, whose translation MFALTVTSKTMIHYIKGNLLESEAEALVNTVNTVGVMGKGIALRFKNRFPNNFKAYQQACKQQELQIGQLFVFEEETITGNKLIINFPTKTHWRLPSEYDYISQGLETLANLIQKRTIRSVAIPPLGAGNRGLNWEKVRQLIEQYLTQLDCDIYIYEPGAVIVEHLKKEKVKLTSARAMLLAVLYDLVRYGAFVAEFSAEKVVYFLQRFGANDTFKLTFKPNFYSPYSGKVRHLLHHLNGNYLTGYSAKDKKPFGELSLMMDTESSLSEYLAMPENHRYKATVERTKDFLSGFYGAFSLELLSTVDFIVTEQGVSILEGITEVLHQWNNHKKSLFTNQRFVEIALQNLKTHLP comes from the coding sequence GTGTTTGCCCTGACTGTTACTTCTAAAACAATGATACACTACATCAAAGGAAATTTGTTAGAAAGTGAGGCCGAGGCCTTGGTCAATACCGTGAATACAGTAGGGGTAATGGGTAAAGGCATTGCTTTACGGTTTAAGAATAGGTTTCCCAACAATTTCAAAGCATACCAACAAGCCTGCAAACAACAAGAGCTGCAAATAGGCCAATTATTTGTTTTTGAAGAAGAGACAATAACAGGAAATAAACTCATCATTAACTTCCCCACAAAAACACACTGGCGTTTGCCTTCTGAGTATGACTACATATCTCAAGGCTTGGAGACATTAGCAAATCTAATTCAAAAAAGAACCATTCGTTCTGTAGCCATACCTCCCTTAGGTGCAGGCAATAGAGGACTAAATTGGGAGAAGGTGCGGCAACTAATAGAGCAGTATCTTACACAACTAGATTGTGATATTTATATTTATGAGCCGGGAGCTGTCATTGTGGAGCATCTCAAAAAAGAAAAGGTAAAGCTCACATCTGCAAGAGCTATGCTATTGGCGGTGTTGTATGATTTGGTTCGTTACGGCGCGTTTGTTGCTGAGTTTTCTGCAGAAAAAGTTGTCTACTTTTTACAGCGTTTCGGTGCTAATGACACCTTTAAACTAACATTCAAACCGAACTTCTATAGCCCTTACTCCGGAAAAGTAAGGCATCTGTTGCATCATCTCAATGGCAATTACTTGACAGGATATAGTGCGAAGGACAAAAAGCCTTTCGGAGAGCTTAGCCTGATGATGGACACTGAAAGCAGCCTGAGTGAATATTTGGCAATGCCTGAAAATCATCGTTACAAGGCTACCGTAGAAAGAACAAAAGACTTTTTATCAGGGTTTTATGGTGCGTTTAGCCTAGAGCTGTTATCCACTGTTGATTTTATCGTTACGGAACAAGGGGTAAGTATCCTTGAAGGTATCACAGAAGTATTACACCAGTGGAACAACCACAAGAAAAGCTTGTTCACCAATCAACGATTTGTTGAAATAGCCCTCCAAAACCTAAAAACCCACCTTCCCTAA
- a CDS encoding cation diffusion facilitator family transporter — translation MQQVDRQKIQVQAWVFGIGVLILVAKFVAYWLTNSNAILTDAVESIANVAAGAFALQSLWLAAKPRDRNHPYGHGKVEFVAAAVEGSLITVAGGLMIAKALYDFSTAHTVQHLDQGLWIVAVAGLLNYLMGFVIERQGRILHSLTMIAEGKHLKTDAYSTVGMMLGLGIIVWTGQYWVDNLLAILLGAMICFTGAKVLRKSWAGITDEADEQILRQLITALEQNRKPAWVDIHNFRVIQYGANWHIDCHLTLPRYFTIEEGHEAVKEVEDLIAAYCPQETEFFIHVDACVDTSCAICHQPDCPIRKALPSRTVVWRTDNVVRNQKHR, via the coding sequence ATGCAGCAGGTCGACAGACAGAAAATACAGGTACAGGCTTGGGTCTTTGGTATCGGAGTATTGATTTTGGTGGCAAAGTTTGTGGCCTATTGGCTGACCAACTCCAACGCCATTCTTACCGATGCTGTCGAATCGATTGCCAATGTTGCCGCTGGGGCTTTTGCCCTACAGAGTCTGTGGTTGGCTGCCAAGCCCCGCGACCGTAACCACCCCTATGGGCACGGTAAGGTGGAGTTTGTCGCCGCTGCTGTCGAGGGAAGCCTCATTACTGTGGCCGGAGGGCTGATGATAGCCAAGGCCTTGTATGACTTCAGTACGGCGCACACCGTCCAACACCTCGACCAAGGGCTGTGGATTGTAGCTGTTGCCGGCCTGCTCAACTATCTGATGGGCTTTGTGATTGAGCGACAAGGCCGTATACTACATTCTCTCACGATGATAGCCGAAGGCAAACACCTCAAAACCGATGCCTACTCTACCGTGGGGATGATGCTCGGACTGGGCATCATCGTCTGGACCGGCCAATATTGGGTAGATAATCTACTGGCTATCTTGCTGGGGGCGATGATTTGCTTTACCGGTGCCAAAGTGCTGCGCAAATCGTGGGCAGGCATTACTGATGAGGCCGATGAGCAGATTCTGCGCCAGCTCATCACCGCCTTGGAGCAAAATCGAAAACCCGCTTGGGTCGATATCCATAACTTTCGTGTCATTCAGTATGGCGCTAATTGGCACATCGATTGTCATCTCACGCTACCGCGTTATTTTACTATCGAAGAAGGGCACGAGGCCGTCAAAGAGGTAGAAGACCTCATTGCAGCTTACTGCCCCCAAGAAACGGAGTTTTTTATTCACGTCGATGCTTGCGTCGATACCAGCTGTGCCATCTGCCACCAGCCTGATTGCCCCATACGCAAGGCGCTGCCTAGCCGGACAGTCGTCTGGCGGACGGACAATGTCGTGCGCAACCAAAAACACCGATAA
- a CDS encoding glycosyltransferase family 2 protein, translating into MAEKPFFSIVIPTYNRADLIGQTLESVFAQTFQSYEVIVVDNASTDHTPALLAPLVAEGKLRLIVHDRNYERAKSRNTGMAAAQGQYLTFLDSDDFMYPQNLAEAYQYIKQNPENQAFHNLYELVDAQQQLLYRYPFAPLREPLRQIAQGNFLSCIGVFLHQDLYRTLRWDEHPLLTGSEDYDFALRLVARCPQLGRIPRYNSGVREHPARTVNQQHYAQALERFEYLRHKMATDPEYLPLRPFAGQIAATLWIFLAGMALSTQQTAEAGRALSQARQADKKVWSRRNYLGLWLRYCKKRLMAPFG; encoded by the coding sequence ATGGCCGAAAAACCTTTCTTTTCTATCGTCATTCCGACGTATAACCGTGCCGATCTCATCGGGCAAACGCTAGAGAGCGTCTTTGCACAGACTTTCCAAAGTTATGAGGTGATTGTCGTAGACAATGCCTCCACCGACCATACCCCAGCTTTGTTGGCTCCCCTCGTGGCCGAGGGTAAGCTGCGGCTCATCGTCCATGACCGAAACTACGAACGAGCCAAATCGCGCAATACGGGAATGGCTGCTGCCCAGGGGCAGTACCTGACTTTCCTTGATTCGGATGATTTTATGTATCCCCAAAATTTGGCCGAGGCTTACCAATATATTAAGCAAAACCCTGAAAATCAGGCTTTTCATAATCTCTACGAGCTTGTTGACGCGCAGCAACAGCTACTCTATCGTTACCCCTTTGCGCCTTTGCGCGAGCCACTGCGCCAAATTGCCCAAGGCAATTTCCTCTCCTGCATCGGGGTATTCCTCCATCAAGACCTCTACCGAACCCTCCGCTGGGACGAGCACCCGCTCTTGACCGGCTCCGAAGATTATGACTTTGCCCTGCGGCTCGTTGCCCGCTGCCCGCAGCTAGGGCGCATCCCCCGATACAACAGCGGTGTGCGCGAACACCCTGCCCGCACTGTCAACCAACAGCACTATGCCCAAGCCCTCGAACGCTTCGAGTACCTGCGCCACAAGATGGCCACCGACCCTGAGTACCTTCCTTTGCGCCCCTTTGCCGGACAAATAGCGGCTACGCTGTGGATATTTTTGGCCGGAATGGCGCTCAGCACCCAACAAACAGCTGAGGCTGGCCGCGCACTCTCCCAAGCCCGACAAGCCGACAAAAAAGTTTGGAGCCGTCGAAACTACCTAGGCTTGTGGCTTCGTTATTGCAAAAAGCGTTTGATGGCTCCCTTCGGGTAA